The Amblyomma americanum isolate KBUSLIRL-KWMA chromosome 6, ASM5285725v1, whole genome shotgun sequence genome has a window encoding:
- the LOC144094914 gene encoding uncharacterized protein LOC144094914 yields the protein MKPKPAPAKPAKPATKPNSPSPETSSSGSRYPRRQRKDINYMECENSDEEYLFCDDCDVDHPGDCPKHGPLTHVKDAEIHVPGVAIFPRSRTLHGSAQLNRTT from the exons ATGAAACCAAAGCCGGCCCCAGCTAAACCTGCTAAACCTGCAACAAAGCCCAATTCCC CCTCGCCCGAGACGTCTTCCAGCGGGTCCCGCTACCCGAGACGCCAGCGAAAAGACATCAACTACATGGAATGCGAGAACTCGGACGAAGAATACCTAT TTTGCGATGACTGCGATGTCGACCATCCCGGCGACTGCCCCAAGCACGGACCACTGACCCATGTCAAGGACGCAGAG ATACATGTCCCTGGTGTGGCGATATTCCCCCGTTCACGGACGTTACATGGATCTGCTCAGCTAAACCGAACCACTTGA